A region from the Nostoc sp. HK-01 genome encodes:
- a CDS encoding Rieske [2Fe-2S] domain-containing protein produces the protein MTNLEEFVEEINRFEAIISEWDESQRCVAVGLKRAIEALHKEALTRLIKSLKQESISALRHAADDEVVYAVLLYHDLVKQPLPPILQRIQAALDEVRPGLKSHNGDIELVAFKPPDTVEVRLIGTCSSCPASHLTLSQGVEKAIKNYCPEITNVVAVSDRSTVDNTNTGLTSPFAPSITTAWVRVATVEQIPDLGIFATKVAGHTLILYRQGDRITCYRNACSHLTLPLDTGTVENGIITCPAHGFQYQLETGECLTADVPLQSYPVQMKGEKVFVKLSR, from the coding sequence ATGACCAACCTCGAAGAATTCGTTGAAGAAATTAACCGCTTTGAGGCAATTATATCTGAGTGGGATGAAAGTCAAAGGTGTGTAGCTGTCGGTCTGAAACGAGCGATTGAAGCTTTGCATAAAGAAGCACTGACACGATTGATTAAAAGCCTCAAACAAGAATCTATTTCAGCTTTACGTCATGCTGCGGATGATGAAGTTGTGTATGCAGTTTTGCTGTATCACGACTTAGTTAAACAACCACTCCCACCAATATTACAACGCATTCAAGCCGCCCTTGATGAAGTGCGTCCGGGGTTAAAAAGTCACAATGGAGATATAGAATTAGTCGCCTTTAAACCACCAGATACTGTAGAAGTCAGGTTAATCGGAACTTGCAGCAGTTGTCCAGCTTCTCATTTGACTTTATCTCAGGGAGTAGAAAAAGCAATTAAGAATTACTGTCCAGAAATTACTAACGTGGTTGCGGTTAGCGATCGCTCTACGGTAGATAATACTAATACTGGTTTAACTAGTCCCTTTGCTCCCAGCATTACAACTGCTTGGGTACGGGTAGCAACTGTGGAACAAATTCCAGACTTGGGGATATTTGCTACGAAAGTTGCGGGACATACACTAATTTTATATCGGCAAGGCGATCGCATTACCTGTTACCGCAACGCTTGTTCTCATCTCACATTACCCTTGGACACTGGTACAGTGGAAAATGGCATTATCACCTGTCCAGCACATGGGTTTCAATATCAGCTAGAGACTGGGGAATGTTTGACGGCTGATGTCCCTTTACAGTCATATCCAGTTCAGATGAAGGGTGAGAAGGTGTTTGTGAAATTGTCCCGATGA